The DNA sequence CCTTGACTTGCGTCGCGGCCGATTGCTGCAATTTGGTGACCTCCGAATTTTGCTGGGCCGCCCAAATCGCAACACCCAGCAACACCAACACCAGCAATCCGATCAACCACTTCGACGACAGGCCCGGACGTTCGGCCATGGACGGCAAGCGCGCTTCCGAAAAAGGCGTGGAAAGCGTCTTTCGGGGAACCAGCGGCTGCTGCGCCAGCACGGTTTCACCACCCAGCATGGCCAGCAACGGCGCAGCGTCTACCTTCAGCAGCTTCGCATATGCGCGAACAAATCCGCGCACGATCGGCATGCCGGGCAAGGACGCATAGTCGTCACTCTCGATCGCCACGACCTGGCGCGGCGCCAGATTCAAATGCTTTGCGACCTGCTCCACCGTCCAGCCGCGCTCCGTACGATAAGCGGAGAGCTGGGCGCCCGGAGAAGGAGGCGTGTGCGGAACTTCCGGCGAAGCGGCGCCGCCCGCCGGCATATCATTCATTCCTGGCTCACTCATCGAATGCTCCACGTTGATAAGCAGCGAATTCGGAGGAATCCGGATGCCGCCGGCGCAGCTGATTGGCCAAGCTGGATTCCGCGGCACGATCACCAAGCCGATGCTCGATTCTGATTGCCAACCACAGTACATCCGCCGTCATCACATCAGCCTTCATCACCCTTTGTATATAAAAGCGAGCGCGCTCAAAATCGCGCTGCTCGAAATAAATTTTCGCCAGATTGGCGTTGGTCGACGGGTTACTTGGATCGTGTTGAAAGGCTTGCGAAAAATATTTTTCCGCCGCCGTGCGATCCGCGATTTTCATGCTGCAAACACCGGCGTTGTTCAATGCCTTGGCGGGGGACTGGTAACCGCGGTTCTTGAACGCCGTTTCGAAATAGGCAATGGACTGGCGTTCGTGCCCGCTCTGGCACAGGAACCATCCATAGTTATTGTTGAAATCCGGATTATTCGGGGCAAGCCTGAGCGCCTGCAGGAAATTTTCTTCCGCAAGACGATTTTCACCCATGTCCATGTATATCAAGCCGCGCATGCTGTAGGCGTCGGCAAAATCCGGATTAGCCTGCAGCGCTTGCTTGATCTCGTCCAGCGCGACTGGCAGCTGCCGCTGCTCATAATATCCGATAGCCAGTTGCAAACGGATATTGGCGCGCTTTTGATTGTCAGTCTGATCCGAGATGGTCGGCAGATCACCTTTTCCGACGGCGGGATTGGTGCCGCAGGCTGCCATCAACACGGTTAGGGCGATGACAGCGGCGCACCGGCGCAATCCTGGCATCCTTATCACCGCGGCACCTCGACGATACGGCCGAAATTCTTGCCGAATTTTTCCTGGTACTCAGCCATTTTTTGCATACGTTCCTGCACTCGGGTGCGATCCTGCACCTCGCCTGCAAGCTGCCCACAGGCGGCATCAATGTCATCGCCACGCGTCTTGCGAATGGTCGTGACGATACCGGCATCCATCAAGATCTGGGCGAAGGCCTTGATACGCACATTGTTCGACCGCTTCAGGCCCGATTCCGGGAAAGGATTGAACGGAATCAGGTTGAACTTGCATGGCACCGGATTGGCACCACGCCTCACCAGCGCCACCAGTTCGCGCGCGTTCTCATCGGCATCATTGACGCCGTCAAGCATACAGTATTCGAAGGTAATGAAATCGCGTGGCGCGTACTCCAGATAGCGCCTGCAGGCAGACATCAAGTCGGCCAGCGGATACTTCTTATTCAGCGGCACCAAACCATCGCGCAGCGCGTTGTTGGACGCGTGGAGCGACACTGCCAAGGCCACCGGGCACTCTTGGGCGAGGCGGTCGATCATCGGCACCACGCCGCTTGTCGACACCGTCACGCGGCGGCGCGACAAGCCATAGGCGTTATCGTCCAGCATCAGCTTGAGCGCGGTAACGGTCGGCTCGAAATTCAATAGCGGCTCACCCATGCCCATCATCACGACGTTCGTGATCTGGCGCTCGCCCTTGGGGCCAGGCTCGATTCCTTTCGATTTGCGCAGCGCGAATTCGGCCATCCAGAGCTGGCCGATGATTTCGCCCACGGCGAGATTGCGGCTGAAACCCTGCTTGCCGGTCGAGCAAAAGCGACAATTGACCGCACAACCCGCTTGCGTGGAAACGCACAGCGTGCCGCGATTTTCTTCGGGGATGAATACCGTTTCGACCGCATTGCCCTGGCCTACGTCCAACAGCCATTTGCGGGTGCCGTCCGCCGACGTGTGATCGCTGATCACGGCAGGTGCTGCAATTGTTGCCCGAGCCTTGAGCTTGTCGCGCAGCGACTTGGCCAGATCGGTCATCGCATCGAAATCGCTGGCGCCGAATTGATGTATCCAGCGCTGCAATTGCTTGGCGCGAAACGGCTTTTCACCCAACTCGCCGCAATAGGCAACGAGTTGCGCGGGATCGAGGTCCAGCAAATTGGTGAGAGCCGTCATAACTACTTTTCATTCTGCCGTTCAACCTTGAGACCATGGAAGCTTCAATTCGAACGGCTATTCCATCAACGTGAGTGAATTAACGCGAGTAAACGTTCAGCGCCGGGAAGAAATACGAGATTTCGACCTTGGCGGTTTCCGCTGCGTCGGAGCCATGCACGGCATTGGCGTCGATCGAATCAGCAAAATCGGAGCGAATGGTGCCTTTATCAGCCTTCTTCGGATCGGTCGCGCCCATCAGTTCGCGATTCTTGGCGATGGCATTTTCGCCTTCCAGCACCTGAATCATCACCGGACCGGAAACCATGAAATCGACCAGATCCTTGAAGAACGGGCGCTCGCGGTGCACGGCGTAGAAACCTTCGGCTTCGGCACGGGACAATTGCGCCATGCGGGCGGCAACGACCTTCAGGCCGGCGTTTTCGAAACGGGTATAAATCTGGCCGATCACGTTTTTGGCGACTGCGTCCGGTTTGATGATTGACAGGGTGCGTTCGATTGCCATCTGTAAAAACTCCAATAAAAAGAAAGGGTTAAGATTACTAATTGAGAATTCAACTAACCTTTGATTTTACCACGAATCACCCTACCTAAGGGATTTCGTACCCGCAGCCCGTCCTGCCGCGCGCCTGCGTGTTATTCTTTGCGCACTCATCCCGAACCAATCAAAATCGGAGGCATAATGAATCAACGTCTGCAAACCTATGGCCTGTCCAGCGAAGCCTTGGTCGTGCGCAACCGTGTGCTGCGCAACACCTACTGGCTACTGGCGCTGTCGATGATCCCGACCATTTTGGGCGCCTGGCTTGGCGTGCAAATCAAATTTGCATTTTTTCCGGGAAGCCCATTCATCGGCCTCATGATGTTTCTCGGTATCGCGTTCGGTTTCTTCTATGCGATCGAGAAAACCAAGAATTCCGGCGCAGGCGTGGCTATCCTGCTCGGCTTTACCTTCTTCATGGGCCTGATGCTTTCACGCCTGGTCGAACACACCCTGCATTTTTCGAATGGAGCGTCACTGATCATGACGGCCTTCGGCGGCACGGCAACCATTTTTGCCGGGATGGCGACGATTGCCACGGCTTCCAAGCGGGACTTTTCCGGCCTTGGAAAATGGCTGTTCGCGGGCATGCTGGTAATCCTGGTTGCTGCATTGGCAAATGCATTTCTGCATTTGCCGGCACTCTATCTCGTCGTTTCCGTGCTGGCGATCGTGATTTTTTCCGCTTACATCCTGTTCGATGTCCAGCAAATCATCAATGGCGGCGAGACTAACTACATTTCAGCAACACTCAGCATTTATCTCGATATCTACAATATTTTCAGCAACCTGCTGGCGTTGCTAGGCATTTTCGGCGGCGAACGCGATTGAGAACCTTCACCTGAAAAAACCGGCCCGCGAGGCTAGGCGTTAAGTTAACGTGTTGAAAAACGTTGGCTAAAAGTTCAAAATCCCCTATAGGTTTAACGACTTATAGGGGATTCTTCATTGCAGACGATTTTTTCCGAGCCAGAAGGCCCACCGCCAAGCAATCCGCCCCTTCCCCCGGAGGTCGGAGGAATCAACGTCAATTTCTGCAAGAGTCCTACGTGCCCGAACTTCGGTGTACCCGCGAAGTTGGCCAAATGGGCACGACGTAAGGAAACCGCGCTAGGCGTCCAGCCGGGCTCCGCTTACACCATCGGAGCGGTCGGCAAGCTTCGTCCCTCCCTGAAATGCCTCCTCTGCGGTGAACACTTTTCCATCAAGAGCAACCTGGCGGTTGCAGAAGAGGTGTATCGGCTGACACAGCATTTGCTGCCGATAGAGTCAGCGAGTTGCCCCGATACTGAATGTACTAACCATCATGTCCCTGTTGAAACCGACGGAGCCTATTACCGCTTCGGGACAACTCCGGCTGGCTCGCCTCGTTGGCGCTGCCGCCTTTGCTTGAAGACGTTTACGGCCGGTGGTCGTGCACTCAAGCGGCAACGGATTACCCATCTGAACAAGACAATCCTGCTGTCGCTGACAAACAAAATGCCGTTGCGCAGAATCGCGAAGGTGACCGGGCTCAACGCGGTTACCTTGTACGGCAAAATCGACTTTCTTTATCGCCAATGCCTCGCCTTTGCCTCAGCACGAGAGCAAGCCCTTTTCGAGTTAGACCTCTCCCGGCTGTATGTCAGTGTCGACCGCCAAGAGTACAAGGTCAACTGGAGCCGGGACACCGACCGCCGGAACGTCGTTCTCCGGGCTATCGGTAGCGCCGACAACCATACAGGCTACGTGTTCGGGATGCACCTTAACTTCGACCCTTTCCTGAATCCGTCCGAAGTCGAGTCGGATGCCTTGGCCGCCCGTGATGCCGAGTTGCCATATCCGCACCGGAAGTACGCTCGGGTCTGGCTTAGTCACGACTACGAGGAGGGGTTGGACGCGGTAAAGCGCGAGCGCGACCGGAAATCAGCCAAGGCGAAGAAGGGCCCGGTGTCGCAGGCGCTAGGCGCCAAGATTGAGGACCAGTACGACGCTGCGGCGTCACGCGAAGATTCCGAGGTTTCTGAACTGAAGGACGAAGGGCAAAAGCTACCCGAAGCGAAGGGTATGCAGACTCACGAGGAATACGTGATGTATGCCCATTTCTTGTTCCTGAAAGGGTTGCTGCGGCGGGTCGAGAAAATCAGGTTCTTTCTGGACCAGGACTCCGGTATACGTGCCGCTTGCTTAGCCGCATTCGCACCCGACATCCGGGCTCGCCGCGTAGATGTGTTCTATGTCCGAACCGCCAAGGAGATGACCATTGACAAGAAGCGGTCGGCCATCAGTTCAGCCCGCGCAATCTTTAAGGCCTACCAGGACGCAAATCCCGCCCTGTCACCGCAGGGCGTGGAACTGGCCATGATGAAGGACGAAATCAGCCGGGCAGTCGCAGTTGGCAAATGGAGCGACCGTTGGTGCGTCCACCCGATTCCAAACATGTCAGAGCCTGAAAAGGCGATGTGTTGGCTAACGGACCTCGGGGATTATGACCTGGACCATCAAGCAATGCTGTTTCTCAAGGCAAGCCTGCATGGCATCGACAATTTCTTCCAGAGGGTTCGCCGAAGTCTCAATCCCTTGGAGCGGCCTATCAAAACCGCCAGTCGGGATGGCCGGACCTGGTACGGCTATAGCCCATACAACCCAGCTTTCGTGGAAAAGTTACTTGGTATTTACCGCGTCATCCATAACTTCACCGAAGTCGGCAAGGACGGAAAAACTCCAGCCATGCGGTTGGGACTCGCTCAGGCTCCCCTTGAGCCCGAAGAAATCATTTATTTCACACGATAACCCGGCCCTCAGCCACAACAACTCCGCTGTTCCTGGATAGGCGGGCATTTTACGGACCCGTAAGAGCAAAAGACGCAGCAGTCGCCTGGCTTGGGCCGAAGAATTGCCTTGCAGTTCTCGCATTCGTAGTAGAACTGGCAGGCGTCGGTAGGCATCGTCTCGCGCTTGGCAAAACCACAGTTCGGGCATGTCAGCACGGATTCGAGGACGGCTGTACTCATTATTGATTGGCTCTGCAGGAGAAAACAGTAGCCATGATACTGCAGCCCAAAGAAAAACCCGCGGAGCATTGCTGCTTACGCGGGCTTAATTTTTTCAACACGTTAACTTAACGCCTAGCCCGCGAGGCCGGTTTTTTTATTGCACAACTCAAGGCAGTTCGAATACGGCCATCGATTCCACGTGCGCCGTATGAGGGAACATGTTCACCACACCGGCCTGCCGCAAGATATAGCCACCCTGATGCACAAGAAAGCCTGCATCGCGCGCCAGCGTCGACGGATTGCAGGAAACGTATACGATACGCTTCGGCTTCATGTCGGGATGCGACTCTCCCATGCCGACAATCGCCTGACAAACCGCCATTGCGCCCTCCCGCGGCGGATCGATCAACATCCGATCAAACTTGCCGAGCGCCGCGAAATCATCTGCCGTGGCCTCGAATAAGTTACGCGAATAGAACGTGGTTTTCTTGTCCAATCCATTGACGCGCGCATTGTCAAGCGCGCGCTCAGTCAGCGCCGCACTACCTTCGATCCCGACCACTTCACGTGCCTGCGTGGCGATCGGCAAAGTGAAATTCCCCAAGCCGCAAAACAGGTCAGCGATCCGCTCATCAGCTTGCGCATCCAGCAAGCGCAACGCCCGCGCCACCAGAACACGGTTGATATGATGGTTGACCTGGGTGAAATCGGTAGGCTTGAACGGCATCCTGACGCCGAATTCCGGAAGCACATATTGCAATTGAACATCTGTCGGATAAAAAGGATAAACCGTGTCCGGACCTTTCGGCTGCAGCCACCATTGAATCCGGTATTCATCCGCAAACGCCCTCAGCTTTGCCTCGTCGTCCGCCGTGAGCAGCGCCATATTGCGCAATACCAGCGCCGTGACGCCTTCGCCGACGGCCAATTCGATTTGCGGCATCTGCTCGAAGATCGACAGCGACTCGACCAGATGCCGCAACGGCACCAGCATCGCCGATACATGCGGCGGAAGAATCTCGCAGGTTTTCATATCCGCGATAAACGACGACTTCCGCTCATGGAAACCGACCAGCACGCCGCCCTTTTTCTGGACATTGCGCACCGATAGGCGAGCCCGATAGCGATAGCCCCAGGTCGGACCGAAAATCGGCCGCATCATGGTTTCAGCACGGACTTTTCCCAAATGCCACAGGTTGTCCTCCAATACGCGCTGCTTGATCGCGACTTGCGCGGAGGGCTCCAGATGCTGCATTGCGCAGCCGCCGCAGGTGCCGAAGTAGGCGCACTTCGGCTTGACCCGCAATGATGATTCGCGATGCAGTTCAGTCAGTGTCGCCGCTTCCCACTTGGGCTTGCGCCGAAAAGACTGGAAACCCACCTGCTCGCCCGGAAGCGCGCCCTCCACGAAGATGACTTTTCCTTGCGTGCCGTCTTCGTTCTGCAAATGGCCGACGCCTCGGCCTTCCATGTCGAGGGACTCGATTTCGATGATAGGGTGCTGCATGATGATTGAATGGCCGGACGTTTATTCCGGCAAGAAAAGTAAAAGACTGGCGGAATTATACGGATTAGCGCGCCGGCTGCCACGCTGCCAGGTACTCTTTCCAGTGCGCCCCATCCAGCGATGCGAGAGCGGAGCGGACCAGTTCGACTTCCGCTTCGTAGGCGGCGCGCGTCATGACACCGCGCATGAGCAGGAACCGGCAATAGACCAGATACGTGTTCACCACGTCGGTTTCGCAATAGTCACGTATCTCGCCCAGCCGGCCCTCCTGAAACAAGGTCCACACCTGGGAGCCATCCACGCCCATCTTGCCCGGAAAGCCGCACAGCTTGGCCAGATCGTCGAGCGGGGCATTGGCCCGCCCGGTATACAATGCCAGCAAATCCATCAGGTCGAGATGGCGGGTGTGATAGCGGCTCAAATAGTTGTTCCACTTGAAGTCGCGATCCTCGTCGCCCATTTCCCAGTAGCGCGAGGCGGTTACCCCATTGACCATCGCTCGGTAGTGCAGCACCGGCAGATCGAACCCACCACCGTTCCACGACACCAGTTGCGGCGTGTACTTGTCGATGATGCGAAAAAAATCGTGAATCAGCTTCTGTTCGCTGTCCTGGGTGCCGCCCAGCGATTTCACGCGAAACCCCTCATCGTCCCTGAAGACACAAGAGATAGCCGCGATGCGATGCAGGTGATGCTGCAGAAAGTCCGATCCGGTTTTTTCGCGGCGCGCGGCGAATGCCGCATCCGCGACTTCCGCATCGCTCATGTCGCCGGGTGAGCCGTTCAAGGCGCGCAAACCCGGCACATCGGGAATCGTCTCGATGTCGAATACCAGAACGGGAATCACAGGAGCGCATCCTTCCCGACGCCGCGCGCAGTCAATGCGCGCTTGAGCTTGACCAGCGCCTCCTGCTGAATCTGGCGTACCCGCTCCCGGGTCACGCTCATCTCCGCAGCCAGCTCCTCGAGAGTGGCAGGATCGTCATTGTCGAGGCCGAACCGGCGCACAATCACGACGCGCTGCTTGTCCGGCAGCTTTTTCAGCCAGTCGCGCACCAGCACCATCATCTCATGGTGCTCCGCGCGCGAGTCTGGGCCATCGTCAAGATCCCCCGGCAGCATGTCCATCAGGCTTGCCTGCGGATCGTTGTCGAGCGGCGCGTCGAGCGAGGTGGCGTGCTCGGACAGCGCGAGAATATCCTGCACATCCTCGACCGGCCGGTCAACCAGATGCGCGATGTCCTCGGCAGATGCATCCTTGCCGTCGTGGTGCTGCGCCTCCAGGTGATATTTCGCGCGCAGGATCTGGTTCAGCTCGCGCACCATATGCACAGGCAGGCGCACGGTGCGCGCCTGGTTCATGATGGCACGCTCGATGCTCTGACGGATCCACCAGGTCGCATAGGTGGAAAAGCGAAAGCCACGCTCCGGTTCGAACTTGTCGATCGCGCGCATCAGGCCCAGGTTTCCCTCCTCGATCAAGTCGAGCAGCACCACTCCGCGGTTGATGTAATGCTTGGCGATCGAGACTACGAGCCGCAGATTGTGCTCGATCATTTTCTGGCGCGCCTCGAAATTCCCCTGCTTGGCCAGCGTTGCGTAATGAATTTCCTGGTCCACCGTCAGCAACGGGCGTGCACCAATCTGGTTCAGGTAGTGCTGCGTGGTGTCTGTCGACAGCTCTGCCGCCAGAACCGTCTTGAGTTCATCGATCGGATCGACGGCGGCCGCCACCGCGCCGTCCACACGCTCCTCGTCTTCACCGTCATCGATGAGCGCAGCCTCGGCCTCGTCAGGCGCATTGAGCGAAATATCATCGGACAGGTCGTCCGATGCATCATCGTCGAGGGGGTCGTGTGGAATGCGGGTCATTAGTATCTAGCGGCTAGGCAGGAATTTTGACGGATCGACGGGTTTTCCCTGTTGACGAATCTCGAAGTGCAGTTTGACGGCATCGCTGTCGGAATTGCCCATTTCTGCAATTTTTTGACCTTTGCTGACAGTTTGATCCTCTTTCACGAAGATGGTTTTGTTATGCGCGTACGCCGACAGCAAGTTGTTGGAATGTTTGACAATGACCAAATTACCATAGCCTCGGATTCCGCTGCCTGCATAAAGCACCTTGCCAGATCCCGCCGCCACTACCGGCTGCCCCAGTTTGCCGGCAATGTCGATTCCTTTCTTGCCATCGCTAAAGGTTGCGACAACTTTTCCATCCGCAGGCCAAATCCAGGAAAGACCTTCATCTTCCGGCAAGACCGGGGCCGGTACCTCCGGCGTTTTCTCAGCCGGTCTGGTCGGCTCGACTTTCGCAACTGCAGCCGGCGGTGTCGCACCTGTCTGATTTACCCCTTCCGGCTTTTGCAATTCCGCCAATGCTGCCTCTGAATAAGCGCGCTTCTCTCCGCGCGGCGTGGATTTGTTCGGCACAGACGCCGCAGGCGACGGCGACAAGGGCCGCACCTCCACGCCGGACGAGGTAGCGGCAGCAGCCGTTTGCGGACCGCCTTCGGGCGGCAAGACGCGCAGCACCTGGTCGACCTTGATATCGTTCGGATTGGCAAGGTTATTCCAGGTGACGAGATCGCGATAGTGCTGGCCGAAATCCAACGCGATCTGAATCAAGGTGTCACCGCGCCTGACAACGTAATAGCCGCGGCTGTCAGCCTGCTTCGGCGCCGAGGGGAGTTGTTGCGCGGCGTTTTTTGCCGGCTCTCCGGTCTTGGCCGCAGTCGTGCGGTCGATCACGGGCGCCGGATGGCGCGTCGTGCTACAAGCAGCAATCAAGCCCGGCAATACCAGCAGGGATACAAAACGTACTTTATTCATTCTCATTCAAATCTCATTCGGGCTGTGCGGCAGAAAACAGTCCTATCCGGGACAGTCACACAGTACCGGGTCGCAGCGGAACAAAATGGCAATCTTCCAGGGTAGTATTCGTCCACTCGAACTTGCCGACCCGTTCGATAAGCTGCAGCACTTGATGACGCTCGCCCACGGGGGCCACCAGTCTGCCGCCAATACTCAGTTGATCCAGCAGGGCTTGCGGCACCTCCAATCCGGCGGCCGCGAGAATAATGCCATCGAACGGCGCCACCTGCGGAAGCCCAAGCATACCATCCCCATAGTGCAAGCGGATGTTGGCGATACGCAGCGGACGCAGATTTGTCTTTGCCAGCTCGTGCAAGGGCTTGATGCGTTCGATGGAATAGACTTCTTTGGCCATCAGCGACAGCACGGCGGCCTGATAGCCGCATCCGGTGCCGATTTCCAGCACGCGGTTGAGTTCGCCGCCATTGCCGTTGGCACGCAGGATCTCGATCATGCGCGCCACGATATACGGCTGCGAGATGGTCTGGTGATGACCGATCGGCAAGGAAGCATCGATATACGCCTGGCTGGCGAGGCCGGATTCGACAAACATGTGGCGCGGCACCGCTTCCATCGCTGCCAGCACCTTGCCATCCCGGACACCCTGCTTGGCGACGCGGGCGACCATCGCATTGCGCACGGCACCGGAAACCAGCGGCGCCGCAAGCGCGCCTCCCGCCGGAGCTGGCGTGGCGCGCGCGGCTGAATTGAGCTGCAGGTCTGATGGCGCGTTCGAGCGCGCGGCAAAATTTTGCGCGGCGTTTTGCGTGGCCGTTTGCGGCGTCGCAATCCTGGCCGAGGCTGGAGATCCTGCGCGCGCGCTCCCGGCCGCCTTGTCGACCACCGAAGACAGCGGCAGCGGAAAGCGTTTGTCTTTTCCCGTCATGGCAAGTCTTTCTTCAGCACTTCCAGCTGCAGCGCGTGTGTCAGATCGATCTGCAATGGCGTGACCGAAACGAATCCGTCGGCGACGGTCCGAAAGTCAGTCCCCTCGCCGGCATCTCTTGCCTTGCCCGCTGGGCCGATCCAGAAAATCTCCCTTCCTTGCGGGTCTAGCGCCTTGATGACCGGCTCGGACTCATGACGCTTGCCTAGCCGTGCGGCACGAATGCCCTTGATCTGTTCGTATGGAAGATTAGGAATGTTTATGTTCAATAAATAAGGCTTTTGCAGCATGTCGAATCCGCGCTCGACGATTTCCCGGGCAATCCGTGCCGCGCAGTCGATATGCGCCCAGCCCTTCTCGGCTTGAGAAAATGCGATCGCCGGGATGCCGAACAAGAAGCCTTCCGTCGCGGCGGCGACCGTGCCGGAATACAGCGTGTCATCCCCCATGTTTTGCCCCTGATTGATACCGGATACAACCAGGTCGGGCCGGAATGCCAATCCGCCGGTCAATGCGACGTGTACGCAGTCCGACGGAGTGCCGTTTACGAAATAAAATCCGTTGTCGGCTCGATAAACCGACAGCGGACGATCGAGCGTGAGGGAATTCGAACTTCCGGACCGATTGCTGTCCGGCGCGACTACAACCACCTCGGCAATCGGACGCAATGCTTCGACCAGCGCGATGATTCCCGGGGCAAGATAACCATCGTCGTTACTGACAAGAATTTTCATAAGGCGATTTTAACCGAAGCACATCGCTGCGCCTCCTCAGTTTGCGCGGGCGCGCGCCATTCATAATTCCCACAGGCAACGCATGTTGACATTTTGCCGCATAAGCCTAGAATAAAACGACCGTTCTATTTTTTACCGATGAGAAGAAGGAGACAACATGAAAGCTATCCTCTGCAAATCCTGGGGATTACCCGAAACCTTGGTTGTGGAGGATCTGCCAGACCTGGTGCCCGGCCCCGGCCAAGTCGTGATCGATGTGCAAGCTGCCGGCGTCAACTTTCCTGATGTATTGATCATCCAGGGCAAATACCAATTCAAGCCGGAACTTCCCTTCACCCCTGGCAGCGAGCTTGCCGGCATCGTTCGCGCCGTCGGCGACGGCGTCAGCCATACCAAGCCGGGCGACAAGGTGCTCGCGTTCGTGAGTCAGGGCGCATTCGCGCAGCAGATCGTCGCGCCCGCCGCGATGGTCATGCCCATGCCTCCCGGCCTCGATTTCGATACAGCCGCAGCAGTCACGCTTACCTACGGCACGTCGCACCACGCCGTGGTCGATCGGGCGCAACTCAAGGCAGGCGAAACCATGCTGGTCCTGGGTGCGGCCGGCGGTGT is a window from the Noviherbaspirillum sp. UKPF54 genome containing:
- the pilW gene encoding type IV pilus biogenesis/stability protein PilW, yielding MPGLRRCAAVIALTVLMAACGTNPAVGKGDLPTISDQTDNQKRANIRLQLAIGYYEQRQLPVALDEIKQALQANPDFADAYSMRGLIYMDMGENRLAEENFLQALRLAPNNPDFNNNYGWFLCQSGHERQSIAYFETAFKNRGYQSPAKALNNAGVCSMKIADRTAAEKYFSQAFQHDPSNPSTNANLAKIYFEQRDFERARFYIQRVMKADVMTADVLWLAIRIEHRLGDRAAESSLANQLRRRHPDSSEFAAYQRGAFDE
- the rpoS gene encoding RNA polymerase sigma factor RpoS codes for the protein MTRIPHDPLDDDASDDLSDDISLNAPDEAEAALIDDGEDEERVDGAVAAAVDPIDELKTVLAAELSTDTTQHYLNQIGARPLLTVDQEIHYATLAKQGNFEARQKMIEHNLRLVVSIAKHYINRGVVLLDLIEEGNLGLMRAIDKFEPERGFRFSTYATWWIRQSIERAIMNQARTVRLPVHMVRELNQILRAKYHLEAQHHDGKDASAEDIAHLVDRPVEDVQDILALSEHATSLDAPLDNDPQASLMDMLPGDLDDGPDSRAEHHEMMVLVRDWLKKLPDKQRVVIVRRFGLDNDDPATLEELAAEMSVTRERVRQIQQEALVKLKRALTARGVGKDALL
- the ndk gene encoding nucleoside-diphosphate kinase, whose translation is MAIERTLSIIKPDAVAKNVIGQIYTRFENAGLKVVAARMAQLSRAEAEGFYAVHRERPFFKDLVDFMVSGPVMIQVLEGENAIAKNRELMGATDPKKADKGTIRSDFADSIDANAVHGSDAAETAKVEISYFFPALNVYSR
- a CDS encoding RodZ domain-containing protein, giving the protein MIVPRNPAWPISCAGGIRIPPNSLLINVEHSMSEPGMNDMPAGGAASPEVPHTPPSPGAQLSAYRTERGWTVEQVAKHLNLAPRQVVAIESDDYASLPGMPIVRGFVRAYAKLLKVDAAPLLAMLGGETVLAQQPLVPRKTLSTPFSEARLPSMAERPGLSSKWLIGLLVLVLLGVAIWAAQQNSEVTKLQQSAATQVKDGLAYLSGPESKPQDKAPAKTEEAKPDMAPPAPVVAASGNQAASPASAESGAAAPVVEQPAAQPAAPETSAPPVKNGLVLAARENSWIEVRSAEGKRSLVSRLLKSGETETLEINEPVLLVIGNASGVDASLRGEPLEIKAGKSNVARLNLK
- a CDS encoding 3'-5' exonuclease, producing MIPVLVFDIETIPDVPGLRALNGSPGDMSDAEVADAAFAARREKTGSDFLQHHLHRIAAISCVFRDDEGFRVKSLGGTQDSEQKLIHDFFRIIDKYTPQLVSWNGGGFDLPVLHYRAMVNGVTASRYWEMGDEDRDFKWNNYLSRYHTRHLDLMDLLALYTGRANAPLDDLAKLCGFPGKMGVDGSQVWTLFQEGRLGEIRDYCETDVVNTYLVYCRFLLMRGVMTRAAYEAEVELVRSALASLDGAHWKEYLAAWQPAR
- the rlmD gene encoding 23S rRNA (uracil(1939)-C(5))-methyltransferase RlmD; this encodes MQHPIIEIESLDMEGRGVGHLQNEDGTQGKVIFVEGALPGEQVGFQSFRRKPKWEAATLTELHRESSLRVKPKCAYFGTCGGCAMQHLEPSAQVAIKQRVLEDNLWHLGKVRAETMMRPIFGPTWGYRYRARLSVRNVQKKGGVLVGFHERKSSFIADMKTCEILPPHVSAMLVPLRHLVESLSIFEQMPQIELAVGEGVTALVLRNMALLTADDEAKLRAFADEYRIQWWLQPKGPDTVYPFYPTDVQLQYVLPEFGVRMPFKPTDFTQVNHHINRVLVARALRLLDAQADERIADLFCGLGNFTLPIATQAREVVGIEGSAALTERALDNARVNGLDKKTTFYSRNLFEATADDFAALGKFDRMLIDPPREGAMAVCQAIVGMGESHPDMKPKRIVYVSCNPSTLARDAGFLVHQGGYILRQAGVVNMFPHTAHVESMAVFELP
- a CDS encoding GDCCVxC domain-containing (seleno)protein; translation: MSTAVLESVLTCPNCGFAKRETMPTDACQFYYECENCKAILRPKPGDCCVFCSYGSVKCPPIQEQRSCCG
- the rlmN gene encoding 23S rRNA (adenine(2503)-C(2))-methyltransferase RlmN, producing MTALTNLLDLDPAQLVAYCGELGEKPFRAKQLQRWIHQFGASDFDAMTDLAKSLRDKLKARATIAAPAVISDHTSADGTRKWLLDVGQGNAVETVFIPEENRGTLCVSTQAGCAVNCRFCSTGKQGFSRNLAVGEIIGQLWMAEFALRKSKGIEPGPKGERQITNVVMMGMGEPLLNFEPTVTALKLMLDDNAYGLSRRRVTVSTSGVVPMIDRLAQECPVALAVSLHASNNALRDGLVPLNKKYPLADLMSACRRYLEYAPRDFITFEYCMLDGVNDADENARELVALVRRGANPVPCKFNLIPFNPFPESGLKRSNNVRIKAFAQILMDAGIVTTIRKTRGDDIDAACGQLAGEVQDRTRVQERMQKMAEYQEKFGKNFGRIVEVPR
- a CDS encoding peptidoglycan DD-metalloendopeptidase family protein, with product MNKVRFVSLLVLPGLIAACSTTRHPAPVIDRTTAAKTGEPAKNAAQQLPSAPKQADSRGYYVVRRGDTLIQIALDFGQHYRDLVTWNNLANPNDIKVDQVLRVLPPEGGPQTAAAATSSGVEVRPLSPSPAASVPNKSTPRGEKRAYSEAALAELQKPEGVNQTGATPPAAVAKVEPTRPAEKTPEVPAPVLPEDEGLSWIWPADGKVVATFSDGKKGIDIAGKLGQPVVAAGSGKVLYAGSGIRGYGNLVIVKHSNNLLSAYAHNKTIFVKEDQTVSKGQKIAEMGNSDSDAVKLHFEIRQQGKPVDPSKFLPSR
- a CDS encoding Bax inhibitor-1/YccA family protein gives rise to the protein MNQRLQTYGLSSEALVVRNRVLRNTYWLLALSMIPTILGAWLGVQIKFAFFPGSPFIGLMMFLGIAFGFFYAIEKTKNSGAGVAILLGFTFFMGLMLSRLVEHTLHFSNGASLIMTAFGGTATIFAGMATIATASKRDFSGLGKWLFAGMLVILVAALANAFLHLPALYLVVSVLAIVIFSAYILFDVQQIINGGETNYISATLSIYLDIYNIFSNLLALLGIFGGERD